Genomic segment of Methanolobus mangrovi:
TAAAACCCACAGGAAATTGTATTCGTCCTTTTCAATATTGTAATCTGTCCCTGTCTCTTTGGTGCTGAATTTAAGAAGCTGCTCTATTTCTTCCCTTGCATTCTGGTATTTTGACATTTCCATAGACTTGAAACATATGCCTGCTACCGAAGAAGGTTTTAGATTCAGGTTCATTTCCAGAGTTATGACTGCAGTGGATATGGCAAAAAGCCTGTCCGTTTTCGCTTCAGGCACTTTACCCCTTCCAAGCACTGAATTGAACATATCACGAATACCCATCAGAGTTCTATCTCCCTCTGTATCTTCTCAAGTGCAGCAATCCTTTTTTCCATGGAAGGGTGAGTTGATATAAGGCTCATCATGGAGCCGGATACTGCAGGTATTATGAAGAATGCATTCATGCCTTCAACTTTACGCAGGTCTTCGGTAGGCACGTTTGCCATAGTTCCGCTGATCTTTCTCAGTGCAGAGATAAGATTCACAGGATTTCCTGTTATTTGTGCAGATCCTCTGTCTGCTGCAAATTCTCTGTATCTTGAAAGGGCACGTATCAGAAGGAAACTGATTATCCATACTAATATGGAAACAATCCAGATTGCAACAAAACCGCCATTTGAATTCCTGCGGTTGCCTCCGAAAGCACCAAAATAAAAACTATATCTTACAATATAGAATGCCAGGGTTGAAATAAAACTGGCAATTGTCAATATTGCCATGTCCCTGTTCTTCACATGGCTTAGCTCATGTGCAAGTACCGCTTCCAGTTCCCCCTGGTCAAGTTTGCGCATAAGTCCTGTGGTCACAGCAACAACTGCATTCTTTGGACCTCTTCCGGTTGCAAAGGCATTGGGTACCGAGGTGTCTACAACTGCCACTTTGGGTTTTGGCAAACCAGCTATTACGCATAGTCTTGTAATTGTTTCATGAAGTTTTGGTTCTTCTGACTCTGAAACAAGTCTTGCATTCATTGTCCAGAGGACTAGCTTATCTGAGTAATAGTACTGTGCTCCCATGAACAAAGCGATGAACAGGAGCATGAATGTTTGGGGTGTACCCATAGATGCAAGGAATACCAAAAAGAAAAGGTAAACTGCAGCCAGCAGGAACATCGTCAATATCATCCTTCCTTCCAGCCCTAGATCCTTTTTCCATTCTACCATTTCAGCACCTCATATTAGAAATTTATGCAATTTATTAACACTTTTGGATTTATAGTTCTTCTGCCAGAAGATATCCTTTTTGCCAGTCATTTATTATTTTGACAGCGGCTCTGGTTTCATCAATTTCACCTTTCTTCTTCAGATAATTACTTTGCATTCCTATCATCTCAAGAATATCATAGGAATTCTCATCTCTGATACTCACATTGTAGAAGGATTCGAGTTGTTCCTTGTTTCCCTCGATAAGTCTCTCAATGATTTTCAGAGCGACACCAATAGGATCTTTTAGGTGAGTTGAATCCTTGATACCAAGTAGTCCCTGTATGTATTCATCATGTTCATCAAAGGGAAACACGCCGGGGCTATCCAGAAAAACAATGCGTGAACCTGCATTGATTATTTGTACTCCTTTTGTATACCCGGAGATTGAAGATGTTGGAGCTTTACCCCTTCCGACAACGCTGTTGATTACCGAGGACTTTCCTGTATTTGGGTATCCTATACAACCCACGGTTATGTTCCGGTCCTGTATATCTGCAACTTCCAGTATTTTGTATCTCAGCATTGTGGTCCCAAATTTTTCTTTTGATGACACAAAAATAGCAGGTGCTATTTTTGACAAGCGGTTTTTAGCTTTTTCAAGACTTTCCTTTGATACAAGGTCACACTTGTTAAGTACTATTATGAATGGTTTGTTGAGGCGACCTAATTCGCGCTCGATTTCACTGTTCCGTGTGTCATCGGGGAAACGGGCATCAACTACTTCCAGAAGGACGTCAGCTTTTTTTATAACGTCCATTACTATCATTTTTTGGCTTGCCATGATTAATTCTCAGTTCAAAAAAGTGCTCTTATATATCTTGGGTGTACATACTATTTGAAAGGATATATTATCTTTGATGTAATTCCATTGTTAGCGATAAACATAAGTCTATTTGCTTTATAGTCTAATAAATGGGGAGTGTTCTGTAAAATGGCAACAATATCTTTTAATCCACAATTGTGTACTCGCTGTGGGATATGTACACAAATATGTCCGGTTGGTTTGATTCTTCCTGATGGCGAAGACGGTATGCCTTTCATGCCAGATGCCATGGATAGTGTTTGTATAAAATGTGGAGCTTGTGAATCATTCTGTCCGGAAGGGGCAATATCTCCAATGTTCAGTACAACACATTCTCTTGTGTCTGCATCCATCACTCAGGATATGAGTTCTGATAAACTGGGTTCTTACATGCGTATGCGCCGTTCCATCCGTAATTATAAAGACGAACCTGTTGATAAAAAAACAATTGAAAACATACTGGATATTGTTCGTTACGCTCCTTCCGGGATCAATAACCAACCAGTGCACTGGCTGATGATCCATGACCATGATGAAGTACGCAAGATCACATCTCTGGTAATTGACTGGATGCGTGAGCTCTCGGCATCCGATCAGGAACATCCAATGAAACCAGTGATGTTATCCATGATATCTGCTTATGATATGGGTGCAGACCCAATCTGTCGTGGAGCTCCTCATCTTGCAATCGCCTATGCTCCTGATGATGAAATGTCATACACAGATTGTATCATTGCTCTTTCATGGTTTGAACTTGCTGTTCCTGCCTATGGTCTGGGTGCATGCTGGGCAGGATTCCTTAAAGTTGCAGCAAGCTCCTACCAGCCCCTGATAGACGAACTAGGACTGCCTGAAGGCCATGTTATGCAGCATGCAATGATGTTCGGTTATCCTGAATACAGGATACATAATATCCCTGGAAGAAAACCTGCAAGCATAATCTGGAAGTAATTCCAGGTTGTATTCTCTTTTAATTATTTTCTACTATCATTCTGTATATTGTCTGGTAAGCTGACGTTTTTTATTTTTGATTCACTTGTATTGGGGTTCTCTGTATTTTTGAATTCCTCGTTCAGGATCAAGATACTCTTATATAACATTATGTTTGTTAGAACATAACGCTAAAAATCACAATAGTTGGTAGGATGGGCAAATAACTTGGAGGCTAACAATGACACACAAATCACAAAAAAAAGTAATGATACGTATATTGTTCATGTTTATTTTTATAACTGTATCTCCCTCTATGGCAACAACTGTGGATATTAGGGGAACTCCACAGGATACTGGTTCAGTTGATGCCGGAAATATCTCATGGGACTATTCAACTTTTCCGGGCTTATATTATTCTGCAAATAAACATACTCAGCTTACTGCAGGTTCAGGAGAACACCTTTATTTTGCAGATGATGGTGGAAATCCTTCAATAGGTTCGTCCAATCCAACAGCTCATATAATCGATGAAGGGGAGTTAATCTATATCACCAGTCAGGTTGCTTCAAAGTACAAGGTATATTCAGAAGAGGATAACATTACAAAGGTAACTAAATTCTATACTCTTTCCTTGTTTGGTACATCTTACTGTGCAGTGGATAATGATGCAACGAATATTGCAAAGATTCTGATTCAGCAGGGTGAAAACGACAAGAAAACCCTTAAAAGTGGTGAGAAATGGGAAATGAAGGGTGGTTATTCGCTTGTACTGAATGCGGTGGATATTGATGGTGGTAAATGTTATTTGACTCTTTATAAAAATGAAGAAGAACTTGATACTGGTGTAATCTCAACAGACGGTACAAATAATGACAGGATATACTCTGTCGAAGAGGATTGTGCCGATGGTTCTGAACACATATATTTCCTCACCTACGTAGATTCCATATTTGCAGGCCAGGAAGATAATTTTGCAGTTCTAAAATATACCTGGCTGGCTGACAAAGATAGTTATGTGGAAGTGCAATCCGGTGATGAGTTCGGTAATTTCGAAGTAGATGAAGCACTTGGGGCCGGACTTGTATTATCCAACAGCAAATCTATTACCATTACTGTTGATGCAGGTGCAACGACACTTATTACTGGTGATTGGTACTTTAAATCATCTGACTCAGGTAAAGGTACCAATGGCGGATACATCCTCTATCCTATAAAGAGGGTTACAATTGAGGACTCTGTAGCAGAGGCCGTAGTCGTTGATGAAGTTTCTGAAGAGGAAGAATTAGTTATTGTGGATGTATCTTCTGATACAAAAGAAACAGTGGATATTTCTAATAGTATTTTAGATCAAACAGATGTGGATGATGATGGCCCTGTAGAAACACTACATAAGAGTTCTATTCCAGGATTTGAAGGATCTATGTCAGTTCTTGCAATTTCAATGGTATTCTTCCTCCGTAGATATTATTAATTATTTTGGAACACTCTTTCATAGGGTGTTCTTTTCCTCTTGTTTTTTTATTTTTGTTAATCCTGGCTATAATGTCTCTGTGTTAATCTGTATATGGTTGGTTATTACTACAGGGCATACAATAGGATCTATGATGTCTTTTATGTGCATAATGGCTGACATTGCCATACTGAAATAGGTTGATTACTTGTTATTTTTTAACCGTGCATCATTTTGTCTATGTGTATAACTATTTTAATTTTATATCATATATTATAAAAAAAGATACACTTATAATGATTAGAAATCCTTAAGTATTATATAATATCTCTTAACGCCATAAAAAAAGTTGGTTATGTGTTAAGTACTTTCAAGATATCTGTAGGTGAATAAAATATACCTTACAAACGAAATCTTGAACTTTGTTTTGCTGCGGCTTGGAATGAGATCAATTGACAGAATGACTAAAAAAGATTATGGAACTATCTGATAAGCCCCGGATTCTTGTTGTAGATGATGAACCAATGAATGTTGAGCTGCTTCAGGCTTACCTGCAATTGGATTATGAAGTACTGTCTGCATATAATGGACGTGAGGCTTTGGATATCGTTTTCCGGGAGATTCCTGATCTGGTACTTCTTGATGTAATGATGCCTGACATTAATGGTTATCAGGTTTGCGAGCAGATAAAAAGCTCGGAAAAGACCCGATTCATACCGGTTGTTCTGGTAACAGCTTTATCGGGGAGGGAGGACCGGTTAAGAGGTATGGAGGCAAAGGCGGATGATTTTCTCACGAAACCTGTCGACAGGCTTGAACTTAAAATGAGGGTGAATTCTTTACTCCGCATCAAAGACCTTCATGATAATCTTGTCAGGGAACGTGATCAGGCACAAAACTATCTTGATGTGGCAGCAGTGATGATGCTGGTTCTTGACACAGAACAGAATATCACTCTCATAAACAAAAGGGGTCTTGAAATTCTGGGTTATACTAATGAGGGAGACG
This window contains:
- a CDS encoding GTPase, which codes for MASQKMIVMDVIKKADVLLEVVDARFPDDTRNSEIERELGRLNKPFIIVLNKCDLVSKESLEKAKNRLSKIAPAIFVSSKEKFGTTMLRYKILEVADIQDRNITVGCIGYPNTGKSSVINSVVGRGKAPTSSISGYTKGVQIINAGSRIVFLDSPGVFPFDEHDEYIQGLLGIKDSTHLKDPIGVALKIIERLIEGNKEQLESFYNVSIRDENSYDILEMIGMQSNYLKKKGEIDETRAAVKIINDWQKGYLLAEEL
- a CDS encoding S-layer protein domain-containing protein; this encodes MTHKSQKKVMIRILFMFIFITVSPSMATTVDIRGTPQDTGSVDAGNISWDYSTFPGLYYSANKHTQLTAGSGEHLYFADDGGNPSIGSSNPTAHIIDEGELIYITSQVASKYKVYSEEDNITKVTKFYTLSLFGTSYCAVDNDATNIAKILIQQGENDKKTLKSGEKWEMKGGYSLVLNAVDIDGGKCYLTLYKNEEELDTGVISTDGTNNDRIYSVEEDCADGSEHIYFLTYVDSIFAGQEDNFAVLKYTWLADKDSYVEVQSGDEFGNFEVDEALGAGLVLSNSKSITITVDAGATTLITGDWYFKSSDSGKGTNGGYILYPIKRVTIEDSVAEAVVVDEVSEEEELVIVDVSSDTKETVDISNSILDQTDVDDDGPVETLHKSSIPGFEGSMSVLAISMVFFLRRYY
- a CDS encoding nitroreductase family protein, encoding MATISFNPQLCTRCGICTQICPVGLILPDGEDGMPFMPDAMDSVCIKCGACESFCPEGAISPMFSTTHSLVSASITQDMSSDKLGSYMRMRRSIRNYKDEPVDKKTIENILDIVRYAPSGINNQPVHWLMIHDHDEVRKITSLVIDWMRELSASDQEHPMKPVMLSMISAYDMGADPICRGAPHLAIAYAPDDEMSYTDCIIALSWFELAVPAYGLGACWAGFLKVAASSYQPLIDELGLPEGHVMQHAMMFGYPEYRIHNIPGRKPASIIWK
- the htpX gene encoding zinc metalloprotease HtpX — translated: MVEWKKDLGLEGRMILTMFLLAAVYLFFLVFLASMGTPQTFMLLFIALFMGAQYYYSDKLVLWTMNARLVSESEEPKLHETITRLCVIAGLPKPKVAVVDTSVPNAFATGRGPKNAVVAVTTGLMRKLDQGELEAVLAHELSHVKNRDMAILTIASFISTLAFYIVRYSFYFGAFGGNRRNSNGGFVAIWIVSILVWIISFLLIRALSRYREFAADRGSAQITGNPVNLISALRKISGTMANVPTEDLRKVEGMNAFFIIPAVSGSMMSLISTHPSMEKRIAALEKIQREIEL